CATATTTGACCTCCTTGCTGTCTCAATGGGGTAGTAGTTGATATCAATTATTTTGTTGAGATTCCATGTAACAATTGAAGTAATCTGTCATATATTTAACAATTTGTTAGTTGGCATTCAGACTAATGGGACAGGATCCCACAATAAAGATGAGCCAGGCAAACCTCAGCTAATTTATCAAAGTCGAAGTATCTATTTTTTGACCCAATGCTGCCAACAAGCTTAGCTGGATGGGACTCTAACGGAACACCCTGAAACATCAAATGTACAGGGTCAAGTAATGCACGCACATTGCCAGGTTACAACCGCTAACGAAAAGACTCAGCAGTCATCAGCACATACCTTTTCTCTTACAAAACGTGGCAAAGCAATTGATGCCAGATTGCACACAGCAGTTTCATCGGGACTTGTGAACTCAACTATCTCTGTGCACAAGTTGGAAGACTTAATTGTGCCCAGATTTTGTTGATTACTTTTTCTGTTGCAACTGTCCTGCACATCATCATCAATTCATCATCAAGGACTTTTTAAGCCAAACCATTGGAAGAGAAAGCAGGTGTTCAGGGACTTGCAAAATTTAGACAAACCTTATAAAGCATATATGGTGTTCCAGTTTCTATCTGTGCTTTCAAAATTTCAAACCAGAGGGACTGTGCTgaaacaattttcttcgctttGCCCTGAAATCACGTAGCTATGTTATTACATGTTTCGTCACTTCAGGAAATATGTAACATCTAGTCCAGCTTACTTCTCTTTCATATTTGTTGTACAGATTCTGAAACTCATCTCCCCAGCAATCAGCCAAACCTGGAGCTTCACTGGGACAAAATAATGACCATTGCTCATTTTTTTGCACCCTTTCCATGAATAAATCAGGAATCCAGAGAGCATAAAAAAGATCCCTGGCACGATTCTCCTCCTGTAAATTACACATAATGAGGGTGAGATGGGGTAGTATAAGGTCATAGCATGACGTTCATGATCAAATGCTGAAAAAGTAAATCCAAACTGGTAATCAGTTTCTAGTATCTCTGTCTGAAAGTGTGTTACGCATTACTTCAAGAACGTTTACCTTTCCATGGTTCTTTCTCAAATCAAGGAACTCATAAATATCAGCATGCCAAGGCTCCAAGTATATAGCAAATGCACCTATAAAAATAGGAATCTGTGAGGAATCCTTAAGAGTATGTAAACGTGGTCGGACTAACTGAGTAACTGGTGCTACTTTCCTTTTCTCTTGCCTCCGCCTTGATCAACATAGCGTGCAGTGTCATTGAAAACACGTAGCATGGGTACAATTCCATTAGAAGTTCCATTAGTTCCACGAATGTAACTGCCAGTAGCCCGAACGTTGTGAATTGAGACACCAATCCCTCCAGCAGATTTGCTTATGGAAGCGCATTCCGAGAGAGTATCATAAATTCCCTCAATGCTATCGTCTTTCATGCAGACAAGAAAGCAGCTGCTTAACTGCATCACAAATAAGGAATATGAATACACAGCTTAACCATCAACAGTTCAACACTGAATTCAATTATGGTAGAAGGTGCAGTACTTGAGGCCTTGGAGTGCCAGCATTGAAAAGGGTTGGGGAAGCATGAGTAAACCAGCGCTGAGACATCATGTGGTATGTTTTGACAGCAGACTCAATATCATCCTTGTGTATCCCAACAGAAACCCTCATTAACATATGTTGTGGTCTTTCCACAACCTTCCCACCAACTTTCAGTAAATAAGACCTCTCAAGCGTCTTAAAACCAAAGAAATCGTAGTCGAAGTCTCTATCATAAATTATCTCACTGTCCAGGCGTGTAGCATTCTGAAATGATGCAGCAATCAGAAATTCCATAAGTATATCTGTTTTGTTTTTTCACAGAATTAATATTGTATATCAATGAACAGACAAGATACACAATATGAAATGAAGCATCCGAAAACTATCAATGCACAAGACGGCCGGAGAACAATGTAACAAAATGGTCTAAATAAGGACAAAATCATCAACCAACTAAAACAAAAAAACAGTAAGCACAGCATTGCAAATTGCAACACAGCACATGAACAACCAGCTACTCATGTCAGTGCAGACTAAATAGCTAACCAATTCACAAGTGTGCCAGAGTGCCAGGCAATCATGTTTAGCATGTTACAAGCGAGTGGCGTTCTGAAATGATACAGCAATCAGAAATTCCATAAGTAACATTGTATATCTGTTTTTTTAGAAAGGTAACACTATAGTATATCAGTTAACAACACAGATACTCATATGAAATGAAGCATCCAAAAGACTAAAAGGCGTTGCAAATTGCAACACTAACATGAACAGCCAGCTACTTATGTCAGTGCAGCCAGAATAACTAGCCAAATCCCAACTGTGCCAGAGCGCCAGGTGATCATGTTTAGCATCTTACATCTACAATCTCCCTAATTACGATATATAGTCAAACAACTCAGGTCATCTAAATGACAGGGGAATAGGACATGTTCCCACAAAAGACACAGTTAGCATCTAGACCGCACCTTCATCATGATCTCATAGACATCATCAGCGATCAGGGGAGCCATCAGCCCAGACCTCTCGTTGAAATGCGTGTACATGACCTTCACCCTGCATACAGAGAGCAACACAGCCGCGTCACAACACTGATCAtcagaagaaaaaaaaatgaaaCGTATTATCAGGAATTTCCTCCTGTACACGAGAAAGAAAGGAAGGCACGCACGTCTCTGAGAAGGACTTCATGGTGTTCTTGTGCAGGTTGGAGACGGCGATCCTGGCCGCGAGCTGCACGGCGCAAAGGAACGGCAGAACCAATAATAAGTTAATAATCACCGAAGCGGTTGGGCAGGGGATGGGGAGGGGGTTGGGTTACCGATGCGTAGTCGGGGTGGGATGCGGTCATGGCGGCGGCGGTCTCGGCGGCGAGCTCGTCGAGCTGGGAGGTGGTGACGCCCCTGTAGACGCCGGCGCAGACCTTCTGCGCGACGAGGACGGGGTCGCAGTGGTCCTGGCTGAGGCCGTAGGCGAGCTTCTTGAGCCGCGCCGTGATCTTGTCGAAGTGGACGGCCTCCTGCCGCCCGTCGCGCTTCACCACGTACATCCCGCCGCCCGGCCGGGCCTTCCGTCGAACACGTGGCGGGCGCGGGTCGCGGCAGCAGGTgtcgcgggcgcgggcgcgggagCCGGGGGGAGAGGCGCGCGGCGAGGGATTCGGAACGGCCTCGGGGGATCGTCGGTGGTTTGGGAGACGGAGGAAAGGGGATTGTTTTGGGAGCGGAGGCGGGAGCGATTTGGAGGAGCAGCGCGGGAGCGAGGGAAATGTTTTCGCGCGCGATTttgggtgggggtgggggaggttGGTGGTGGTGGGAGGGATGCGTGGGTGCTTGTGTTGGAGCGGGGCCCCACGTCTCAGTGAGAGTGGGAGCGCGTTGTGTCCTCCGTCGGCTCCGTCCGTGGCCGGCCGGTGAATTTTGCTCGCTGCTTTCCGGCAATTTCGCGGAGGACTGTTTGATCTTCGTACGAGTCGGAACAAATTCCACTCTTCGCGGTTCTTGCTGCCTATTTGGAATAATGGTACTCCCGCTTGTTAATTCTTCGGTAAGTGGCAATTACGAACGTTTTGATGGCATCTTTAGGCCCGGTTCTTTTGGCCGATTCTCCCGTTTTGATGGCATCCTAGCTAGGATTGTAAAAAATATTATGAGTTCAAGATTCTGAAAGAAGCTGGGTGGaggatcgattatcaagattatGACATAATCAGCCAAAAGAATTGGGCCTTAGTTGTCGCGAGAATGATAAAGATAACAATTCTTGTTTGTATAAGTACGGCAATTTTCCGACAAGAACTGAACTGCAACAGAGTTGTCATGCTCAAACTGCAACAGAAATTGAAGCTCATCAACCAAAAGGACAAATTGGTCACCAAGATCGAGTCTATGAAGAAGGAGATACGGCTCCTGAAGGCCGAGAGGGCGGAACTGAAGACCCTCAGAGTCCATTACAGAAAGGATGGACAGAGCAACATGAACAAGTTGCGTGAGATGAAGATCATTCTTCATCGTCGAGACATGTAATGCGTGCATATATGTAGGTAGTTAGCTAGCGGATCACTTTTGcttgtagctagctagctagttgaTCACTACTGTTTGTGGATTTGAAGTTACCGCTAGAAGTTTAAATGGCTACACATATACTAATAGCTGGGTATATATTTTTTACTACTAAAAAATACAAATTGCTGGCGTTGGTTCACAATAAACGCCATAGCTAAGACGATATATTGCTGGCGTTAGCCAGGTGACATGCCA
The sequence above is a segment of the Aegilops tauschii subsp. strangulata cultivar AL8/78 chromosome 6, Aet v6.0, whole genome shotgun sequence genome. Coding sequences within it:
- the LOC109742339 gene encoding ribonucleoside-diphosphate reductase large subunit, giving the protein MYVVKRDGRQEAVHFDKITARLKKLAYGLSQDHCDPVLVAQKVCAGVYRGVTTSQLDELAAETAAAMTASHPDYASLAARIAVSNLHKNTMKSFSETVKVMYTHFNERSGLMAPLIADDVYEIMMKNATRLDSEIIYDRDFDYDFFGFKTLERSYLLKVGGKVVERPQHMLMRVSVGIHKDDIESAVKTYHMMSQRWFTHASPTLFNAGTPRPQLSSCFLVCMKDDSIEGIYDTLSECASISKSAGGIGVSIHNVRATGSYIRGTNGTSNGIVPMLRVFNDTARYVDQGGGKRKGAFAIYLEPWHADIYEFLDLRKNHGKEENRARDLFYALWIPDLFMERVQKNEQWSLFCPSEAPGLADCWGDEFQNLYNKYEREGKAKKIVSAQSLWFEILKAQIETGTPYMLYKDSCNRKSNQQNLGTIKSSNLCTEIVEFTSPDETAVCNLASIALPRFVREKGVPLESHPAKLVGSIGSKNRYFDFDKLAEITSIVTWNLNKIIDINYYPIETARRSNMRHRPIGIGVQGLADTFILLGMPFDSPEAQQLNKDIFETIYYHALKASAEIAAKEGPYETYDGCPVSKGILQPDMWNVVPSDRWDWPAIRGMISKVGLRNSLLVAPMPTASTSQILGNNECFEPYTSNIYSRRVLSGEFVVVNKHLLHDLTEMGIWSPVLKNNIIYDDGSVQKITEIPDDLKAIYKTVWEIKQKTVVDMAVDRGCYIDQSQSLNIHMDQANSGKLTSLHFHAWSKGLKTGMYYLRTRAAADAIKFTVDTSLLKDKKPANAEEEEDLQAKMAQVTCSLNNREDCLSCGS